The Balneolales bacterium ANBcel1 DNA segment TCGGTGGCCGCACTGGTTCCGCGCGCCGAGCTGGACGGCGAAATGGGGGACTCGCAGGTCGGCCTGCAGGCCCGTCTGATGTCGCAGGCTCTCAGAAAACTGACCGGCATCGTCAACCGCACCCACACCTCTGTCATCTTCATCAACCAGCTCCGCGAAAAGATCGGGGTGATGTTCGGCAACCCGGAAACCACTACAGGCGGAAAGGCGCTCAAGTTCTACTCATCGGTACGGATCGACATCCGGAGGATCGGCGCCATCAAGCGCGGCGACGAAGTGACCGGCAACCGAACCAAGGTGAAGGTGGTGAAAAACAAGGTGGCCCCACCGTTCAAAACCTGCGAATTCAACATCATGTACGGCAAAGGGATTTCCCGCATTGCCGAGTTGCTTGACCTTGCGGTGCAATTCGACATCGTCCAGAAGCGGGGAAGCTGGTACCGCTATGATGGTGATCCGATCGGGCAGGGTACCGACTCGGCCATTCAGTTTCTTCAGGAGGATGAGCAACTTGCAAACAAAATCGAGGGTATTGTCCGCAACAAACTGATGCCGGACCATTACCCCGAAAACGGGAAGGAGAAGGCAGGGTCTGCCGCCGGATCCTCGTCGGAAAGCCCCTCATCGCAAACGGCCGCAGGCAAAAAAGCCGCCGGTACCCCGGGCGGCGGTGCAGCGGGTGAGACCACCGGTTCCGGCCGGGAATAACCTGCCGGGAAGCGGTGTGAGCCATGGATGACATACCGGAGAATCTGCCTGGCCCGTGCACGGAATTATCCGTTCAGAAAAACAACGGAGAACGGGTCTCCCTTTTTGTGAACGGTGAGTTCATCGGCGGATTTCACCGGGAGGTGGTGGCCGCCGCGGGAGTCCGTCGAAACAGCGTCATAACAGCTGCGCTTTTTGAGCAGCTGGTCCGTGATGACCGGCAGTACAAACTCCGCGACCAGATTTACCGCTGGCTCGCCATTCGAAACCACAGCAGCGGGGAGCTTCGGAAAAAAGCCCTGGCGAAAGGATACTCCGCCGAAGAAATATCCCGTGCCATCGAGAAGGCTGAAGAGAGGGGATACACCGATGACGCGGCATTTGCGCGTCAGTTCGCCGAAGAAAAAAAACGGAGCCGCAAATGGGGGCCGGTGAAAATTCGTGCGGCTTTGTCCCAAAAAGGGATAAAAAAGCAGTATATTGCATCGGCTCTGAAGGGCCTTTTCGATGACCCGTCCCTGCAGGATGATCTGTATGCCGCTTCCCGGAGTATCCGGAGCCGGCTGCTCAGAACCGAGAAAGGGATAAAACGCAAAAAAAAGCTTGCCGATTTTCTGATACGAAGAGGATTTCCGTCACATGTCGTCTTTGAGCAGTCGGATGATCTTCTGAACAGACTTGAGCATGAAGAACGTTAGTACCGAGTCCCTGGTCCGTTTAATCATCGGTGCAGCCGCACTGCTGCTGCTTTTGCTGCTGCTGTACCGTTTTTTTGTGCTGGTGCTGTATGCGCTGATCGCCCTGGTCATCTCCTACATCCTCGACCCGTTTGTAAACCGGATGCAGGCGGTGGGCATGAACCGGACGCTCGCCATCAGCATGGTGCTGTCCTCCCTGATCCTGTTGCTGGTTTGGTTTTCCAGTACCGTGCTCCCGGCCGTGGCAAACCAGGTGATAATTCTCGGACAGCAGCTCAATTTTGACGCCATCCTTGTGGTAACCGCCCAGATCGAGGATCAGATACTCGAGAGGGCCCCATTCCTGCCGGAAGGGTTTCTCCGCGACAATGTACCCTATGTCGCTGAAGTTCTTTTCCAGACCGACGACATCACCCGCACCATCAACAACATCCTTGGCATTTTCGCCAATATTTTCTGGGCGTTTCTTGTAATACCGTTCGCCACCTTCTTCATCCTCAAGGACGGCAGTTCCCTGCGCCGCAGCATCCTTCGCATGGTTCCCAACAAGTATTTCGAAACCACCCTCACCGGTATCGAGAAAGTGGAAAAGCGGCTGGTTACCTATTTCAAGAGTGTGGGCCTGCAGAGCGTGATCATCGCCACCACCGCCACCATCACCCTGAACATCGTGGGGCTCAACAATGCCCTCTCTGTCGGTATCGCTGCCGGTGTGGCGAACATCATTCCCTATTTTGGTCCCATTATCGGGTATATTCTCTCCATCATAGTGTCGGTGCTGGAAACAGGTGACTTTTCGCTGGTGATCTATGTGATCGGCGCGATACTAGTCACCCAGATTATCGACAACATCCTGGTGCAGCCCCTGCTTTTTTCACGATCGGCCAATCTACACCCCATTGTTGTGCTGTTCGTGGTGATGATCGGGGCGGAGATTGCCGGTATCCTCGGAATGCTGGTGGCGGTGCCGCTGACCGCTGTTACTGTAATTACCATCCAGCAGATGCGATGGAGCCTGGACAACTACCATGTATTCCGAACAGCCGACCCCAATTAATCCATGAAACTGCGCCCCCTTCCCGACAACGGTGTCATCGGCATCATAGCCCCCTCCTCTCCGGTGGATGAAAGCCGGCTGGAGCGCGGGGTTACCTATTTCGAGCAACTGGGCTACCGCACTCATGTGACGGCAAGCTGCTACAAACGGGAGCATTACCTTGCCGGAGACGCGCAGACGAGGGCAGCGGAGCTGATGGAGCTCATCCGCAATCCATCGATTGACGCTGTTTTTTTTGCCCGCGGCGGGTTCGGAAGCGCCGCCATGCTCCCCCTGCTGGATTACGATACCATCCGGGCATCTCGAAAACTGCTGGCCGGTTTCAGCGATATCACCGCACTGCAATGGGGGATCTATGCGCAATGCGGGTATCCGACCGTCTCTGCGGGGATGCCGGCCACCGATTTCGGAAAACTGTCGATAGACCCCTTTTTTGAAGAGCAGTTCTGGAAATTCATGAAAACCGGGCGGGTAAGCTGCCGCGTGGAAACCGCCGTACTGCAGGGCTATGCCGATGGACCAGGTGAGTCGGCGGATCCCGCTTATACGGCCGGGAAAGGGGCACAAAACCCGTCACAGATAATCGAAGCCGGCGAGAAAGAGCGGTACGATGCATCCCATACAAATTCCCCCCATATCCGAAAGATTACCGGTACGTTGCTGCCGGGCACCCTGTCGGTGGCTTCGAACCTGGCCGGCACCCCATGGTTTCCTTCCGTGAAGGGATCCATTCTGCTTCTGGAAGATGTCGGGGAGTCGCGGCACAAAATTGAAGGAAATCTCCTGCAGGCAAAACTTGGCGGCTGGTTTGATCAGTGCCGCGCCGTGCTCTTCGGTGATTTCGCTCCAGCGGAAAAGGAAACCTTCCCGGAGAATCCCTCCATCGACCAAATCCTGAAACGTACTGTCGGCGAAACCGGAGTGCCCTACGCATCCGGCATGCCCTACGGGCACATCGACCGGAAAATTCCCTTTCCGGTTGGTCAGGAAATATCGCTATCTTTGGGGCGGTCCGTAGAAATCTCCAGCACCGACAGCCTGTTTGATTTTTGAAAACAAAGCGCATCACCGTTTTTGCATCCGGTTCCGGTTCCAATTTCAAGGCGATCCACCAGGCCGCTTTGAATAACGACATTCCTGCCTCCATCACCGCCCTGGTATCCGACAAACCCGACTGCGGGGCCGTCACCTATGCCCGCTCCCGGAACATCCGGACACACATTACCTCCCCCGCCCTGTTTGCCGAAGACGTCGCCGGGGAAACGGTTTTTTCACTTTCCAGGAGCTCGGAATCGCCGGATCCGGTGCCGGAAGGCCACCGCCGGTACGCGGCATTTCTGCTGGATGTGCTGGAAAAAGAGATGCCGGACCTGATCGTACTGGCCGGCTATCTCAGGAAGATACCGGACGCGATCGTTGACCGGTACGCCGGGAGCATCATCAATATCCACCCGTCGCTGCTGCCGAAGTACGGTGGCAAGGGATGGTACGGCATGCGGGTGCACCGGGCGGTTATTGAGAACGGGGAGAAGGAGTCCGGCTGCACCATCCACTACGTGACCGGTATTTACGACGACGGCCCGATCATTGCGCAGAGCAAGGTTGCGGTTGCCCCGGACGATACGCCCGAATCACTGGCCGCCAAAGTCCAGAAGCAGGAGCACACGCTCTACCCGCAGGTGATAGGAAGGCTCCTCACAAAAGTGGAAAATGAGTAAATCCGGCTTGCTGCGGGAACCCTGCCTGCCGGTATTCCTGGAATCCCGGGCTCATCGAGCACGGTTTCAGGTTATCCAGGCGGCCGGAATGCCAGGTTTACCAGTACGGGCCCTGTTTACGAACTTTTATCACATACCCATAAACGAATATGAATTCCGATATTGAAAAACTGCCGAAACTGCTGATTGAACGCGCCCTGATCTCCGTTTCCGATAAAACCGGAGTGGTGGAGTTCGCCCGCAAGCTCCACGGACTGGGCATTGAACTCATATCGACGGGAGGCACGGCCGCCGCCATGCGGGAGGCGGGGCTGCCGGTCACGGATGTGTCGGAGATCACCGGATTTCCCGAGTGCCTGGACGGGCGGGTCAAAACCCTGCATCCGATGATTCATGGCGGGATTCTGGCACGGCCCGGCATCAGCGAACACGCCGAAACGATCGCCGCTTTGGGTATCCGTCCGATCCAGCTTGTGGTTGTGAATTTATATCCGTTTCAGCAGGCGGTCGCCGCGCAGCCCGGTGATCTGGAGCACGCCGTCGAGAACATCGACATCGGTGGGCCGGCGATGGTCAGGGCCGCAGCCAAAAACTTCGAAAATGTCTGTATTGTGACCAACCCGGACCAGTACGGAAGTTTTGTCCAGCGGCTCGAATCCGGTTCCGGCCGGATCGACGGACCGCTTCGCGCTTCTCTTGCCCGCGACGCGTTCCGCATGACCGCCGAATATGACACCTTCATTGCCGCTCATCTGTCGGCTGCAACATCCCCTTCCGACTCCCTGTCGTCTGACACTTCGCACCCCGGCACTTCGCCCTCCGGCACGCCATCTTCAGAAACGACGGCCTCCGCCTCAGTCCCATCCGCAACGGCATCCACCGGCAAGGCACACTCCGATGCCGATGATTTGTCGCTTCACGAGCCCCTCCACCAGTCACTTCGCTACGGAGAAAACCCGCATCAGTCCGCCGGAGTTTATGGCACCCTGTCGGAATACATCGACTGTTTCCACGGCAAGGAACTGAGCTACAACAACTACCTGGACATTGACGCCGCGCTTCAGCTGGGCACCGATTTTCAGGACACCTCCGATTCCCTGTGCGCCATTTTCAAGCACAACCTGCCCTGCGGGGTCGCGCTGGCTTCCACCAGCCGTGAAGCGTGGGATAAGGCCTTCGCTACCGACACCGTCTCTCCGTTCGGCGGCATCGTGCTTTTCAACAAGTCCCTGGATCTCGACGCGGCCCAGGCCGTCGACGAAATCTTCACCGAGATCATCCTGGCTCCGGATTTTGATGATGATGCGCTGGCGTTGCTCACAAAAAAAGCCAATAGGAGGCTGATACGCGTCAAGCGCTGGGCCGACACATCCGCGGCGGTGATCCGCTCCATTACGGGGGGCTACCTCCGCCAGCAGTCCGATTTCGGCTTCGCGTCGGAAAAGCGGGACGTGGTAACCCGAAAGAAGCCGGATGAAGAGCAGCTCCAAACCCTGGAATTTGCCTGGCGCATCGTGAAACATGTAAAATCAAACGCCATCGTCTTCGCCAAAAACCGGCAGACCATCGGCATCGGAACCGGGCAGCCCAACCGGGTCACGTCTTCTCGGATTGCCGTTCAGAACGCGGAGCGATTCGGTCATTCGGTGGATGGCTCCGTGCTGGCTTCCGACGCCTTCTTCCCGTTCGCCGACGGTGTTGAGGAGGCCGGCAAAGCCGGAGCGTCGGCCATCATCCAGCCAGGCGGCAGTGTGCGGGATGAAGAGGTTATCCAGAAAGCGGACGAATACGGCATGGCGATGATCCTTACCGGAAGCCGGCATTTCCGTCACTGAAACGGCTCCGGCGCGGTACCAAAGCCGTGTCCGCACCATGTGATATCGACCTCCGAATACTTCCATCCACAGGTCAAATAGTTGGGCGGTACCACAGCCATTTCGGCACCATGTGCCATCGATCGGTGTTGTCCGGCGCACTCGGGTCCGCCGCCGGAACGGCATCCGTTGCTGTGGCCATGAAACGGGTACGAACTGCCCGCTTTTCACAGCCGCCGACATCCCCCGGCAAAGCCCGGAGCCGACCTCAAAAATAAATCAAAGAAATTCGCATTATGCGTCTCATTATCGTAACTTTGGACGTTAAAATGAATGTTCTTCACCCGCTAATATTCCTCGCCCATGCCGCAGACGTCCGAAGTGTCCGATATCAAAACTGCCTCTCGCCAAAACCACAAGGCCGGAATGTTCGACTGGCTCTACACCGACATCGCAATTGATCTTGGCACGGCCAATACGCTCATACATTCGAAATACAAGGGAATCGTTTTAAACGAACCCTCCATCGTAGCGCTCAATATGGAAGGGCAACCCGTAGCCATCGGACATGAGGCCCGGCTGATGCACGAAAAAACGCATAAAAAAATCCGGACAGTACGGCCGCTGCGCGACGGCGTTATCGCCGATTTCGAGGTTGCGGAGCACATGATCCGCGGGATGATCAAGAAGGTGAAAGTAAGCTGGTACTCCACCACGCGCAAGATGGTCGTTTGCGTACCGAGCGGCATCACCGAGGTGGAAAAACGTGCGGTGCGCGACAGCGCCGAGCATGCCGGTGCCAAGGAGGTCTTTCTTGTGGATGAACCCATGGCCGCGGCTATCGGCATCGGGCTGGATGTGCACGAACCGGTGGGTAACATGATTGTGGATATCGGCGGCGGCACTACGGAGATCGCGGTAATCGCCCTTTCCGGGATTGTGTACTCGCAGTCGGTCCGATTGGGCGGTGATGAGCTGAACGAGGACATCATCAACTACTTCCGCAGAAATCACAACCTGCTCATTGGTGAGCGTACGGCCGAGCAGGTGAAATGTGATATCGGCTCCGCCACCCCGCTGGATGAGGAGCTTGAGCTTACCGTAAAGGGCCGCGACCTCGTAAACGGCGTACCCCGTACGCGGGTGGTCACCTCCAACGATATTCGCGAAGCCATCTCCGAATCGGTTAACACCATCGTGGAATCGGTCACCAAGTCGCTTGAGCAGACCCCGCCCGAACTGTCCGCCGATATTCTGGATCGCGGAATCTTCCTTACCGGCGGTGGGGGCCTGCTGAAAAACCTGGACAAGCTGATTATTGAAACCACCGACCTGCCTGTTCATATTGCCGAAGACCCGCTGACGGCAGTCGTTCGCGGTACCGGAAAGATTCTGGAGGATCTGGATTACTACCGGGCTATTCTAACCTGATAGAATGACACGTGAATGCAATTTTCGCTTCGAAAGACCGAAGACATCCAGGATCATATTCTCACGGTAGCTTTTATCTTCCTGGCTTTTGTATTAATGGTGTTACGCCATGACGGCGGACTCCAGTCCGTTCGAAAGGTATCGGTTGTAGCCATCAGCTATATGGAACAGCCTCTGGCCCAGTTCCGTGTCTACCGTACCGCCCTCCAGACCAACGAAGAGCTGGGAAAGCAGAATATCATCCTGCAGGATGAATTGAGCAGGCTTCGCTCCGTTAGCGAAGAAAACCGGGCACTGCGCGCTATGATCGGCCTACAGGACACCCTGGAGCTGGATCTGCTTCCTGCCAAGATCGTTGCAAAGACACTGACCGGCATCAACAATTCGGTGACCGTAAACAAGGGCAGCAACGACGGCGTTTCCGAGGGGATGGCGCTCATTAATTTCGAAGGGCTGGTCGGGCAGGTCATCATTACCACTCCGGGCCATGCGCTGGTGATGCCTTTTTCCAATGCGCTTTTCCGGGCCAGTGCCCGAATTCAGGGTAACCGTGCGCACGGTATCGTTTCATGGAGCGCCGATCAGTCCGGAGAACTGGTCATGAACTACGTGCCTCAGACCATCGACGTTGTGCCGGGCGCGGTGGTCGAAACCTCCGGGTTCAGCAATCGCTTCCCTTCCGGGATTCCCATCGGAAGAGTGACGCGAACCCGGTCAGAGGACGGCCTTGACACGCAGCAGGTATTTGTGCGGCCTTTCGTTTCGCTGCATCAGATTGCCGAGGCCTTTGTGGTACGGTACGAACCGGAGCCGGAAGTGGAGGAACTGTTACTGCAATTCGAGGGGCTTTTCCAATGAAATCGGATGTGCTGAAATTCGGGCTCATCGGCCTTGCCGCCATTGTGCTTCAGGTCCTGGTCTTCAACCACCTGAGCTATCGCGCAATCCGGCCGGACATAACGCTGGTCGTCCTGATTTGGGTTATCGCCACCCAGAACCGAACCCTGTCCCTAATTTTCGCTGGATATATCGGACTGATGAACGATTTGTTTCACGATCTCTGGGGGCTTCATCTGCTATCGAAGACGCTTACGACCCTGCTGGTGTACCGGTTTGTGCCGCGCATTGAAGAGACAAAACTTTTTTTTACACAAGTTTTTCTTCTGTTGTTCGTGATAACCTTTGTGCACAATCTTTTCTTTCTGTTATCAGCACTCTTTACCCAGACCTACGCGACAGAACACATCATTATTGAACTCCTGATCGGCAGCAGCCTGCTTACCACCGCTGTGGGAAGTATCATCCATCTGCTCAGGGAAAATTAGTCATCCTGCCATGCTTCGTTCAAAGCAGCAAAAGCGAACCGCCGTATCGATCCGGATACTGCAGGTCACCATCCTGACGATCCTGCTTGTCATGGGGGGGCGGCTTTTTCAGCTTCAGATCATCGAGTTCGAAACCTACGGACCGTTAAGTCTGGCCAACAGCATCCGCCAGGAGAGCGTCAACCCGGCCAGGGGGCTCATCTTCGACCGATCCGGCCGGCTGCTGGTGGACAATCAGCCGATTTACACCATCACGGTAACCCCTGCCAGCTTTGAAAACGAAACCATACCGATGCTGGCCGAATTTCTGGATGTATCCCCCGAAATGGTTGAAAGCAGGGTTCAGGCCGCGCGCAGGTACTCCTGGCACCGGCCCTCCCGCCTGTTTACGGATATCAGCTTCCACAGCTTCTCACAGATCCAGGAGAACATCTGGCAGCTCCCTGGCATCGGCCATTTTGTTGAGTCCAAGCGGCACTATCCTGCAGAAGCAAAAGCTTCGCAT contains these protein-coding regions:
- a CDS encoding regulatory protein RecX encodes the protein MDDIPENLPGPCTELSVQKNNGERVSLFVNGEFIGGFHREVVAAAGVRRNSVITAALFEQLVRDDRQYKLRDQIYRWLAIRNHSSGELRKKALAKGYSAEEISRAIEKAEERGYTDDAAFARQFAEEKKRSRKWGPVKIRAALSQKGIKKQYIASALKGLFDDPSLQDDLYAASRSIRSRLLRTEKGIKRKKKLADFLIRRGFPSHVVFEQSDDLLNRLEHEER
- a CDS encoding AI-2E family transporter, which gives rise to MKNVSTESLVRLIIGAAALLLLLLLLYRFFVLVLYALIALVISYILDPFVNRMQAVGMNRTLAISMVLSSLILLLVWFSSTVLPAVANQVIILGQQLNFDAILVVTAQIEDQILERAPFLPEGFLRDNVPYVAEVLFQTDDITRTINNILGIFANIFWAFLVIPFATFFILKDGSSLRRSILRMVPNKYFETTLTGIEKVEKRLVTYFKSVGLQSVIIATTATITLNIVGLNNALSVGIAAGVANIIPYFGPIIGYILSIIVSVLETGDFSLVIYVIGAILVTQIIDNILVQPLLFSRSANLHPIVVLFVVMIGAEIAGILGMLVAVPLTAVTVITIQQMRWSLDNYHVFRTADPN
- the purN gene encoding phosphoribosylglycinamide formyltransferase, translated to MKTKRITVFASGSGSNFKAIHQAALNNDIPASITALVSDKPDCGAVTYARSRNIRTHITSPALFAEDVAGETVFSLSRSSESPDPVPEGHRRYAAFLLDVLEKEMPDLIVLAGYLRKIPDAIVDRYAGSIINIHPSLLPKYGGKGWYGMRVHRAVIENGEKESGCTIHYVTGIYDDGPIIAQSKVAVAPDDTPESLAAKVQKQEHTLYPQVIGRLLTKVENE
- a CDS encoding rod shape-determining protein, which produces MPQTSEVSDIKTASRQNHKAGMFDWLYTDIAIDLGTANTLIHSKYKGIVLNEPSIVALNMEGQPVAIGHEARLMHEKTHKKIRTVRPLRDGVIADFEVAEHMIRGMIKKVKVSWYSTTRKMVVCVPSGITEVEKRAVRDSAEHAGAKEVFLVDEPMAAAIGIGLDVHEPVGNMIVDIGGGTTEIAVIALSGIVYSQSVRLGGDELNEDIINYFRRNHNLLIGERTAEQVKCDIGSATPLDEELELTVKGRDLVNGVPRTRVVTSNDIREAISESVNTIVESVTKSLEQTPPELSADILDRGIFLTGGGGLLKNLDKLIIETTDLPVHIAEDPLTAVVRGTGKILEDLDYYRAILT
- the recA gene encoding recombinase RecA encodes the protein MADNERRKAIDLAVGQIEKQYGKGTIMRLGDQPIANIPCISTGSMVVDHALGVGGVPRGRITEIYGPESSGKTTLALHVIAEAQKAGGHAAIIDAEHAFDPKYGKALGIKIDELLISQPDNGEQALEIAETLIRSAALDVVVIDSVAALVPRAELDGEMGDSQVGLQARLMSQALRKLTGIVNRTHTSVIFINQLREKIGVMFGNPETTTGGKALKFYSSVRIDIRRIGAIKRGDEVTGNRTKVKVVKNKVAPPFKTCEFNIMYGKGISRIAELLDLAVQFDIVQKRGSWYRYDGDPIGQGTDSAIQFLQEDEQLANKIEGIVRNKLMPDHYPENGKEKAGSAAGSSSESPSSQTAAGKKAAGTPGGGAAGETTGSGRE
- the mreD gene encoding rod shape-determining protein MreD produces the protein MKSDVLKFGLIGLAAIVLQVLVFNHLSYRAIRPDITLVVLIWVIATQNRTLSLIFAGYIGLMNDLFHDLWGLHLLSKTLTTLLVYRFVPRIEETKLFFTQVFLLLFVITFVHNLFFLLSALFTQTYATEHIIIELLIGSSLLTTAVGSIIHLLREN
- the mreC gene encoding rod shape-determining protein MreC; the protein is MQFSLRKTEDIQDHILTVAFIFLAFVLMVLRHDGGLQSVRKVSVVAISYMEQPLAQFRVYRTALQTNEELGKQNIILQDELSRLRSVSEENRALRAMIGLQDTLELDLLPAKIVAKTLTGINNSVTVNKGSNDGVSEGMALINFEGLVGQVIITTPGHALVMPFSNALFRASARIQGNRAHGIVSWSADQSGELVMNYVPQTIDVVPGAVVETSGFSNRFPSGIPIGRVTRTRSEDGLDTQQVFVRPFVSLHQIAEAFVVRYEPEPEVEELLLQFEGLFQ
- the purH gene encoding bifunctional phosphoribosylaminoimidazolecarboxamide formyltransferase/IMP cyclohydrolase; this encodes MNSDIEKLPKLLIERALISVSDKTGVVEFARKLHGLGIELISTGGTAAAMREAGLPVTDVSEITGFPECLDGRVKTLHPMIHGGILARPGISEHAETIAALGIRPIQLVVVNLYPFQQAVAAQPGDLEHAVENIDIGGPAMVRAAAKNFENVCIVTNPDQYGSFVQRLESGSGRIDGPLRASLARDAFRMTAEYDTFIAAHLSAATSPSDSLSSDTSHPGTSPSGTPSSETTASASVPSATASTGKAHSDADDLSLHEPLHQSLRYGENPHQSAGVYGTLSEYIDCFHGKELSYNNYLDIDAALQLGTDFQDTSDSLCAIFKHNLPCGVALASTSREAWDKAFATDTVSPFGGIVLFNKSLDLDAAQAVDEIFTEIILAPDFDDDALALLTKKANRRLIRVKRWADTSAAVIRSITGGYLRQQSDFGFASEKRDVVTRKKPDEEQLQTLEFAWRIVKHVKSNAIVFAKNRQTIGIGTGQPNRVTSSRIAVQNAERFGHSVDGSVLASDAFFPFADGVEEAGKAGASAIIQPGGSVRDEEVIQKADEYGMAMILTGSRHFRH
- a CDS encoding LD-carboxypeptidase; this translates as MKLRPLPDNGVIGIIAPSSPVDESRLERGVTYFEQLGYRTHVTASCYKREHYLAGDAQTRAAELMELIRNPSIDAVFFARGGFGSAAMLPLLDYDTIRASRKLLAGFSDITALQWGIYAQCGYPTVSAGMPATDFGKLSIDPFFEEQFWKFMKTGRVSCRVETAVLQGYADGPGESADPAYTAGKGAQNPSQIIEAGEKERYDASHTNSPHIRKITGTLLPGTLSVASNLAGTPWFPSVKGSILLLEDVGESRHKIEGNLLQAKLGGWFDQCRAVLFGDFAPAEKETFPENPSIDQILKRTVGETGVPYASGMPYGHIDRKIPFPVGQEISLSLGRSVEISSTDSLFDF